One Polaribacter sp. KT25b DNA segment encodes these proteins:
- a CDS encoding LysE family transporter yields MILVSHFFFGLIFSFLGSITPSMLNMTALKITLENGKKELNKYVIGVSLVVLPQAYVAVFLTKQIVENPSIIETLEKVGIVIFFFLSYYFYSESKKSKIKIETTDVKRENAFLAGITLSALNMFSIPFYFGIVATLDAFNLFNFDVIPVLFFILGSTIGTFYILYLYGKFANFIQKKTGKLTKDINIILSILTAFVAVLSVIKLIF; encoded by the coding sequence ATGATTTTAGTTTCACATTTTTTCTTCGGATTAATTTTTTCCTTTTTAGGCTCCATCACACCAAGTATGTTAAACATGACAGCACTAAAAATCACTTTAGAGAATGGTAAAAAAGAACTAAATAAATATGTAATTGGGGTTTCGCTTGTTGTACTTCCGCAAGCTTATGTCGCTGTTTTTTTAACGAAACAGATTGTAGAAAATCCATCAATTATAGAAACGTTAGAGAAAGTAGGAATTGTAATTTTTTTCTTTTTATCGTATTATTTTTATTCTGAGTCTAAAAAAAGTAAAATCAAAATTGAAACAACTGATGTAAAAAGAGAAAATGCTTTTTTAGCAGGAATTACTTTGTCTGCTTTAAATATGTTTTCGATTCCTTTTTATTTTGGAATTGTGGCAACTTTAGATGCTTTTAATTTATTTAATTTTGATGTAATTCCCGTTTTATTTTTTATTTTAGGATCTACAATTGGTACATTTTACATCCTTTATTTATATGGAAAATTTGCAAATTTTATTCAGAAAAAGACAGGGAAATTAACAAAGGACATCAATATAATTTTATCAATTTTAACCGCATTTGTTGCTGTTTTATCAGTAATAAAACTAATTTTTTAA
- the gdhA gene encoding NADP-specific glutamate dehydrogenase, producing MAENIDFKITEFMEMVKKRNNHEPEFLQAVQEVAETVIPYIVNNDIYNGKNILLRMVEPERLISFRVSWVDDSGEIQVNRGYRIQMNSAIGPYKGGLRFHPTVNASILKFLAFEQVFKNSLTTLPMGGGKGGSDFDPKGKSDNEIMRFCHSFMTELYRHIGHNTDVPAGDIGVGAREIGFMFGMYKKLNNTFTGVLTGKGASWGGSLIRPEATGYGNVYFAQNMLTRKGNSFKGKKVVISGSGNVAQYAAEKAIELGATVLTLSDSAGYILDETGIDLEKLKHVMFIKNEKRGRISEYLDKYPSATYVAGQRPWSVKCDIALPCATQNELNGDEAKELIKNGCVCVSEGANMPSTPEAIHEFQKAKILFAPGKASNAGGVATSGLEMSQNSLRLSWTRKEVDDKLKVIMENIHDSCVEYGENEDGSIDYIKGANIAGFVKVADAMLAQGVV from the coding sequence ATGGCTGAAAATATAGATTTTAAAATTACGGAATTTATGGAGATGGTTAAAAAGAGAAATAACCATGAGCCTGAATTTTTACAAGCTGTTCAAGAAGTTGCAGAAACTGTAATTCCTTATATTGTTAATAACGATATTTATAACGGCAAAAATATTTTACTAAGAATGGTAGAACCAGAAAGATTAATTTCTTTTAGAGTTTCTTGGGTAGATGATAGTGGTGAAATACAAGTAAATAGAGGATATCGAATACAAATGAATTCTGCAATTGGGCCATATAAAGGTGGTTTGCGTTTTCATCCAACAGTAAATGCTAGTATTTTAAAGTTTTTAGCTTTTGAACAAGTGTTTAAAAACTCTTTAACAACTTTGCCTATGGGTGGAGGTAAAGGAGGTTCTGATTTTGATCCTAAGGGAAAATCAGACAATGAAATTATGCGTTTTTGCCATTCTTTTATGACAGAATTGTATAGACATATTGGTCATAATACAGATGTTCCTGCAGGAGATATTGGAGTGGGAGCAAGAGAAATTGGTTTTATGTTTGGTATGTATAAAAAATTAAACAACACGTTTACAGGTGTTTTAACTGGTAAAGGTGCCTCTTGGGGTGGTTCTTTGATTAGACCAGAAGCAACTGGTTATGGTAATGTTTATTTTGCACAAAATATGTTAACCAGAAAAGGCAATTCTTTTAAAGGTAAAAAAGTAGTTATTTCAGGATCTGGAAATGTTGCTCAATATGCTGCAGAAAAAGCAATAGAATTAGGGGCAACAGTTTTAACTTTATCTGATTCTGCTGGTTATATTTTAGATGAAACAGGTATAGATTTAGAAAAACTAAAACACGTTATGTTTATTAAAAACGAAAAACGTGGAAGAATTAGTGAGTATTTAGATAAATATCCAAGTGCTACATATGTTGCAGGGCAAAGACCTTGGTCTGTTAAATGTGATATTGCTTTACCATGTGCAACTCAAAATGAGTTAAATGGTGATGAAGCAAAAGAGTTGATTAAAAATGGATGTGTTTGTGTTTCTGAAGGTGCAAATATGCCTTCAACTCCAGAAGCAATTCACGAATTTCAAAAAGCTAAAATTTTATTTGCTCCAGGAAAAGCTTCAAATGCTGGTGGTGTAGCAACATCTGGTTTAGAAATGAGTCAGAATTCACTACGTTTAAGTTGGACTCGTAAAGAGGTGGATGATAAATTAAAAGTAATTATGGAAAACATTCATGATTCTTGTGTAGAGTATGGAGAAAATGAAGATGGTTCTATAGACTATATTAAAGGTGCAAATATTGCAGGTTTTGTTAAAGTAGCAGACGCAATGTTAGCGCAAGGAGTTGTATAA
- a CDS encoding phenylalanine--tRNA ligase subunit alpha → MLDKVKELIGDVKSFNATTKEEVENFRIKYLGSKGLLKDLFAEFKNVDVELRKDFGKALNNLKSSAEGKVAELTDALENSTNEKSFYGDLTRPSEPIELGSRHPISLVRNQIIEVFNRIGFTVSEGPEIEDDWHNFTALNLPEYHPARDMQDTFFIEQDPDILLRTHTSSVQVRYMEENQPPIRTISPGRVFRNEDISARAHCIFHQVEGLYIDTDVSFADLKQTLLYFTKEMFGKSKIRLRPSYFPFTEPSAEVDIYWGLETETDYRITKGTGWLEIMGCGMVDPNVLKNANIDPTKYSGYAFGMGIERIAMLLYQIPDIRMFYENDKRFLEQFKSVI, encoded by the coding sequence ATGTTAGATAAAGTAAAAGAACTTATTGGCGATGTAAAATCTTTTAATGCAACTACAAAAGAAGAAGTTGAAAATTTTAGAATTAAATACCTAGGTTCTAAAGGTTTATTAAAAGATTTATTTGCAGAATTTAAAAATGTAGATGTAGAATTACGTAAGGATTTTGGTAAAGCACTAAACAATTTAAAAAGTTCTGCAGAAGGCAAAGTTGCAGAATTAACAGATGCTTTAGAGAATTCTACTAACGAAAAATCTTTTTATGGAGATTTAACACGCCCATCAGAACCTATTGAGTTAGGTTCTCGTCATCCAATTTCATTGGTAAGAAATCAAATTATTGAAGTTTTTAACAGAATTGGTTTCACAGTTTCTGAAGGACCAGAAATTGAAGATGATTGGCATAATTTTACTGCTTTAAATTTACCAGAATATCATCCTGCAAGAGACATGCAAGACACGTTTTTTATAGAGCAAGATCCAGATATTTTATTAAGAACACATACTTCTTCTGTACAAGTACGTTATATGGAAGAAAATCAACCTCCTATTAGAACAATTTCTCCAGGAAGAGTTTTTAGAAATGAAGATATTTCTGCAAGAGCGCATTGTATTTTTCATCAAGTTGAAGGTTTATATATTGATACTGATGTTTCTTTTGCTGATTTAAAACAAACACTTTTATACTTTACAAAAGAAATGTTTGGGAAATCTAAGATTCGTTTACGCCCTTCTTATTTCCCGTTTACAGAGCCAAGTGCAGAAGTAGATATTTATTGGGGATTAGAAACAGAAACCGATTATAGAATTACAAAAGGTACTGGTTGGTTAGAAATTATGGGTTGCGGAATGGTAGATCCTAATGTGTTGAAAAATGCAAACATTGATCCTACTAAATATTCTGGTTATGCTTTTGGAATGGGAATAGAACGTATTGCAATGTTGTTATATCAGATTCCTGATATTAGAATGTTTTACGAAAATGATAAACGTTTCTTAGAGCAATTTAAATCGGTAATATAG
- a CDS encoding GbsR/MarR family transcriptional regulator, translated as MKQEICKVKMGLVEKLGVHLENREHLAPVAARILSYIILTGKKGATFEDMVTILCASKSTISTHLNHLQDLKKIMYFTKTGDRKKYFIINKDMILQHIENLINEWKEVSELHLEIKNYKELQNNLKIEKEEEKFNLNFHNDYIKFLDGATASIEELRTKLTNNKLDI; from the coding sequence ATGAAACAAGAAATCTGTAAAGTAAAAATGGGTTTAGTAGAAAAACTAGGAGTGCATTTAGAAAATAGAGAACACTTAGCCCCTGTTGCTGCTCGTATTTTATCCTACATAATTCTTACAGGAAAAAAGGGAGCTACTTTTGAAGATATGGTAACTATTCTTTGCGCAAGTAAAAGTACAATATCTACACATCTTAATCATTTACAAGATTTAAAAAAGATTATGTATTTCACTAAAACTGGAGATCGTAAAAAATATTTTATCATCAATAAGGACATGATTCTGCAACATATTGAAAACTTGATAAATGAATGGAAAGAAGTAAGTGAGCTACATTTAGAAATTAAAAACTATAAAGAATTACAGAACAATTTAAAGATTGAAAAAGAAGAAGAAAAATTCAATTTAAATTTCCATAACGATTACATAAAATTTCTAGATGGAGCGACTGCGTCTATAGAAGAACTAAGAACTAAATTAACCAATAATAAATTAGATATTTAA